The genomic window AATGTGTTTGTTGTCATTTTGCATGGTGGTATCCCATAGAAATACGTTGGCTGATCCGAGTATGCAATAACCGCTATGCTATAAGACCGTAATCAACATTGAGGCTCAAAGCTGAAATGGATTTAGCCCTATTCAAGTCAGCACAAAAAAACCCATGCTGATGCTCCTGTCATAATTGCATTTAATATATCTTAAAGGTAGTTAATGAATTAGAAAAGGGCAAACGGCCTGCTACTACCTGGCGAAACTTCTGCTTTGATGCTCTATTTAGAAAACGGTCTTTTATAATACCCTTGCTTTTACGTGTTGCGGTCTAGCTAAGCTACTGCCCACGCCACAGGTAAGAAAATGCGCTCATGGCCTCAAAAAAACAGTCACTCGATTAAGTAAAAACTTCAATAATTATGAATATAATCATTGCTTTAAATGTATTTCTTAGTTTTTATGAGACTCTGTACTTAAAATCTGTCTTTTTGGGCATACCTACCCCTGAACATTTTGCGTACAGCAGCCAAAAATACTGGCTGCATCACGCAATCAGGGGCTAACAGTTCTTTTGGGAGAGGCTATTTCAACATCTTGCCGCGCTCTTTAAATGGTGGCTTGGCCTGATCCTGATCGTCCCGAACTCCCATTGATTTGCACGCATCACATGCCCAAAGACGTGTCTTCTTTTTTGAGAGGATGCTAGAAGTTGTTCTGGTCAATAAAACCGGACACATTAATTTGCTAATTTCTCATACTCTGCTGGAGCCTGATCACCATTCGATGAATGCAGTCGCTCCAGGTTGTAATACTTCATGTAGGCCTCGACATCCCGTTTCATGTGAGCCCGTGTTGGCTGGTGTACTTTAAGTAGCCAATCGTGTTTCAGACTGCCGAAAAATCGCTCAACAACCGCGTTGACGCTCCTATGTCAAATATTCTCCCGTAATTTTCCAAGATCCCTCATTATCAGTGGGAATAATTCTCGAACAATATATCGTTTCAGGCAGCGATGAATTTCCTTGGACGTAAGTCCTTCCGCTGTTCGTCGGTCTACATAGGCACGGGTTCGGGGATCGCTTCGCATCCTAACCATAGCTATCGTCCATAACGCATTGTTAGCCGCTCGGCTGCCACCTCGGTTTAGTCGATGCCTTGTCGTCTTGCCTGAGGAGGCGGGTAGAGGGTTTACACCGCAGAGCGAAGCTAAGGCTGCTTCATTCTTCAGGCGTTCAGGGTTGTCTCCGGCAACGGACAAAAGAATAGCCGCAGTATGAGGACCTACGCCAAAGCGACTCCGCAGCTGTTGCGCATGCTTTTGGGTAAGTGCCTCCAGTTGCTTATCAAATTTTTCTAATTCGGCAGCTAACGTCAGCCATCGCTTGGCAAGTGACCTGAGCGTTGAGGTCAACGCCTGCAAGAGAACACTATCTCCTAGGTGACGGATCTTTGCACAAGCCTTCACGCAGTCGCCTGTTTTCGGTCTCCATAGCTTCTCGCGGATGTCCTGGGGCGCACTCACCAGCAAGGCGCGTAATTGATTGATCGCTTGCGTCTTCGCCTTTACGGCGCTGCGCCTGGCGACGGATATGATGCGCATCGCCTCACAGGCACCTGATTGCTGTTTAGGTATGGCGGTCGCTATACCTGACAACACCGCTCTAGCTGCACTTTCGGCATCCGTCGGGTCGGACTTGCCCTGCTGTCGTCGCTTGGCTCTATCAGGCCGATTCACTTCAAGAACCGTGATTCCATTATCGATCAGGAAACGGCAAAGTCCTGCACCATAGGTTCCTGTCCCTTCGATACCTGCACGAGTCAGGGTGCCAAAAGACGAAGCCCAGCTTAGCAAGTCAAGGTAACCTGCCGAACTTGCGGAAACGGATCGAGTTCCAAGTAACTGACCTATCTCGCTGATTACAGCACCTGCATGGACATCCAGGTGTGTATCTACACCTAGAATAACTTCCTGTGGCGATTCAAGTTTCATGGGATACACTCCTTAGTGGTGGCGTATTCCCAATCTCAATCGCAGGACAGGACACTCACGGCGCAGAACAAAGCTCCTATTAGGTCACAAACGCTGAGCCCGGGAAGCCTCGGGGAACATCAATACTGGCCGACAGGTCAACGCGAAGGCAGTAAAGCCAATCCCAGCACGGGTCAGGCCAATATGATGTTCACAAGTATAGTAGACTGAGTGTACGGCTCCTATGAAAAGACACCAGCACCGTCGAAAAACACAGCGTCTCCACCGGATGCTTAAACTTACGATTCTCACCCCAAAAAACACATACGCTTCTTTTTAGCTGCTGCGGCCGATCAGGTGACTCATCACGTATCCTCAAGGTTCACCCGATGCCTGCTCCAACGAAAGATGCAGATTTTCAGCCCCTTCTTCGCAGTTCTAGTCTGGTGCCTGGTGCCACTGAACATAAGTTTTAAGCGTCTCAGTAGTCGCTCCACCTGCCATACACGTTACGACCGGGACATCAACGATCAAGCATCAAGGTATCTTGAAGTTGAAGGCTGAAGGACTTGCCCATCGAAGCTCGCGTAAATCCGCCACGTTGTCGGTAGCAGCCGTTGAAGAGGGAAGCCCCACCCATTAGGGCGGGGAGCAGTTACCTCATCACTTCTTGCACAGCGAGCAAATCGAAACTGTTGCCTATCTCACCCAAAGTCGCGAAGTCCTTACCGTAAATCCACCCTATGTGCTTAATGTTACAGGTTACGATCGCAACATCTGCCTGGGCAGAAAATGATGACATCATCAAAGAACCAAAAGCAGTTAACCTCAAAACCTCATCTGCCATCCAATTACCCATCAGTGACCAGCGCCCACCAGTAAGGCTCAAAGTTGTTCTCTAAGGTAAAAATGTAATAAATCGACATTATATTGTCGATAATAAAAGATATATATATTATAGTGTCGATATGAAAACACGGCATGTTACCCTCAGCCCTAAAGCCTCCCTCTCCCTGCGTCTGTTCGCCGGACTGATCGAAGAGGGTAGACTCAATAAAGGGTGGACCCGCGACGAGCTCGCTGATCGGGTTGGTGTTGGCGTGGTCACTATCCGTCAGGTCGCCAAAGGCTCATCCCGAGTGGCTATTGGAACTTATTTCGAAGCTGCGGCGTTGGTCGGCGTTTCGCTATTCACCAATGATCTGGACACACTAAACCGCGAACAAACGATCCAGCGAGACCGGCTAACATTGCTCCCCAAGCGGGTTCACCGCCAGCCACAAGAGCCTATTGATGATGATTTCTAGTCGACGCGCCTACGTTTGGATCTGGCTTCCCAGACAGACATTTCCAGTGGTCGCCGGTCTTGTCGAACGCGATGATCAAGACCACTATCGCTTTACCTATGGTCGTAGTTACCTTACACGCCCTGATGCGATCAGCCTATTCCCCGAAGAGCTCCCCCTTCGTCCCGGAAACCAGGAGAAAGTAGACGGTGCGTTACCTTCCTGCCTACGTGACGCCTCACCAGACGCTTGGGGGCGACGCGTCATTATCAACCGTCTTACGGGGCAAAAAGGCGATAAGGCTAATGGTGTCGACTTCAATGAGTTAGTCTATCTGCTCGAATCTGGCTCGGATAGAATCGGTGCGTTAGATTTACAGCAATCGCCCACTGACTACCGACCACAAGAGAACCAAGTTGCCACCTTGGATGAATTGCAAGAAGCCTCAGCGTATGTAGAGGCTGGAGAACCGCTGCCCCCAGCCTTAGACCTGGCCATTCAGCATGGCAGCAGTATCGGCGGTGCCCGCCCTAAGGCTCTGTTGAACGATCAGGATCGCAAATTGGTGGCAAAGTTCTCTTCTAGTAC from Halomonas sp. KG2 includes these protein-coding regions:
- a CDS encoding IS110 family transposase codes for the protein MKLESPQEVILGVDTHLDVHAGAVISEIGQLLGTRSVSASSAGYLDLLSWASSFGTLTRAGIEGTGTYGAGLCRFLIDNGITVLEVNRPDRAKRRQQGKSDPTDAESAARAVLSGIATAIPKQQSGACEAMRIISVARRSAVKAKTQAINQLRALLVSAPQDIREKLWRPKTGDCVKACAKIRHLGDSVLLQALTSTLRSLAKRWLTLAAELEKFDKQLEALTQKHAQQLRSRFGVGPHTAAILLSVAGDNPERLKNEAALASLCGVNPLPASSGKTTRHRLNRGGSRAANNALWTIAMVRMRSDPRTRAYVDRRTAEGLTSKEIHRCLKRYIVRELFPLIMRDLGKLRENI
- a CDS encoding helix-turn-helix domain-containing protein yields the protein MKTRHVTLSPKASLSLRLFAGLIEEGRLNKGWTRDELADRVGVGVVTIRQVAKGSSRVAIGTYFEAAALVGVSLFTNDLDTLNREQTIQRDRLTLLPKRVHRQPQEPIDDDF